One region of Bactrocera neohumeralis isolate Rockhampton chromosome 5, APGP_CSIRO_Bneo_wtdbg2-racon-allhic-juicebox.fasta_v2, whole genome shotgun sequence genomic DNA includes:
- the LOC126760364 gene encoding ileal sodium/bile acid cotransporter-like, translating into MHYGPGYVVLAIISAAHIVSGAVNTVDTDHLQPPLWTVQFEYEQLNMTMRHAQKVSFVITAVEPALGSDFEFRMLNDNGDVAYIDEVTTVLSNANGVAKVKGNFTLHATLLGYTHVYVELQRAGYETQRSAEVLRVIVTRSLNLADIIFNISIACFVMVIYVNFGAVLDLEDLKRIVIRPVGPAIGLFCQFLVMPVLSFVIGYFLFREMIELRLGLFFLGVSPAGGSSNIFAVLLNGNLSLSITMTAISNLAAFGMMPLWIFTLGALIFRDGNFAIPYKSIASVSCTLVVPIAIGIMLQKYAPEVTKKMSKLLKPISLVLILAITIFGCVLNSYMWKLFTTKILIGSCILPWLGYVIGWLIATVLRQPPKDAITIAIETGIQNIGIAIFMLNFTLPQPQADMTSAVPMANSMLTPLPLLLIYFLKLCFCSKREKSVDAEANAKEAKESELVTFMENGMEKANSKYPQ; encoded by the exons atgcaCTACGGGCCGGGTTACGTGGTGTTGGCCATAATCAGCGCGGCGCATATTGTCAGCGGCGCGGTGAACACAGTTGATACAGATCACTTGCAGCCGCCACTTTGGACTGTGCAATTTGAATACGAACAGTTAAATATGACAATGCGACATGCGCAAAAAGTTTCGTTCGTTATCACGGCCGTTGAACCGGCTTTGGGTAGTGATTTCGAATTTCGTATGTTGAATGATAACGGCGATGTCGCGTATATAGACGAAGTGACGACGGTGTTAAGCAATGCGAATGGCGTTGCAAAGGTCAAAGGTAATTTCACTTTGCATGCGACGCTGTTGGGTTATACGCACGTTTATGTGGAGCTGCAACGCGCTGGCTATGAAACGCAACGCTCAGCGGAGGTTTTGAGAGTTATTGTGACACGTTCCTTGAATTTGGCCGatatcattttcaatatttcgatTGCCTGCTTTGTGATGGTGATTTATGTGAACTTCGGCGCCGTTTTGGATTTGGAGGATCTGAAGCGCATAGTTATACGACCGGTTGGACCGGCGATCGGCTTGTTTTGTCAGTTTTTGGTGATGCCTGTGCTCAGCTTTGTCATCGGCTACTTTCTCTTTCGCGAAATGATCGAATTACGCTTGGGCTTGTTCTTTTTGGGCGTATCGCCGGCGGGCGGTTCGTCGAATATATTCGCGGTGCTGTTGAATGGTAATCTCAGCTTGTCCATCACAATGACCGCTATTAGCAATTTAGCGGCATTCGGCATGATGCCGTTATGGATCTTTACATTGGGCGCTTTGATATTTCGCGATGGTAATTTTGCGATTCCCTATAAATCGATAGCCTCGGTCTCTTGCACGTTGGTGGTGCCCATCGCCATCGGCATTATGCTGCAGAAGTATGCACCGGAGGTGACTAAAAAGATGTCCAAGCTGCTCAAACCCATTTCATTGGTGCTCATATTGGCGATAACAATTTTCGGCTGTGTGCTCAATTCGTATATGTGGAAACTGTTCACCACGAAG ATCCTCATCGGCAGCTGCATTTTGCCATGGTTGGGCTATGTCATTGGCTGGCTTATAGCTACAGTTTTGCGTCAGCCACCTAAAGACGCCATCACCATTGCCATTGAGACGGGCATACAGAATATTGGCATTGCGATTTTCATGTTGAACTTCACATTGCCACAGCCGCAGGCCGATATGACGAGTGCGGTGCCAATGGCCAATTCTATGTTGACACCACTGCCTCTGCTATTAATCTATTTTCTGAAATTGTGCTTTTGTAGCAAGCGTGAGAAATCAGTGGATGCCGAAGCAAACGCAAAGGAAGCCAAAGAAAGTGAGTTGGTCACTTTTATGGAGAATGGGATGGAGAAAGCGAATTCAAAGTATCCTCAGTGA